The following coding sequences lie in one Tichowtungia aerotolerans genomic window:
- the purD gene encoding phosphoribosylamine--glycine ligase produces the protein MKVLVIGNGGREHALCWKLKNDSRNPEIFCAPGNAGTAELGTNLDLVATDVEGITEWAKAHQPDLTVIGPEAPLCVGMADALEAEGFRVFGPKRAAAELEGSKEFAKEIMKAGGVPTSDYAVFTEAEPACRYVREKGAPIVIKADGLAAGKGVTVAETVEQAEAAINDALGGAFGEAGSRVVIEDFLVGEEASILALIDGEHVVMLASSQDHKRAYDGDTGPNTGGMGAYSPAPIVTDAVLEKVRTEIYDRTLAELKKRGITYKGVLYAGLMIDNGQPSVVEFNCRFGDPETQAVLIRWDDDIIPAIEACIDGTLSEELINWKADHSVCVVMSAGGYPGSYEKGHEIRGLDDTADDAIVFHAGTALKDGKVVTAGGRVLGVTALGADLRTAVDNATAAVEKISWKDAFYRKDIAHRAL, from the coding sequence ATGAAGGTATTGGTGATTGGAAACGGCGGACGCGAACACGCGCTCTGCTGGAAACTGAAGAACGACTCGCGCAACCCTGAAATTTTCTGTGCCCCCGGCAATGCCGGCACTGCCGAGCTCGGCACCAATCTTGATCTGGTCGCCACCGATGTCGAAGGCATCACCGAGTGGGCCAAAGCCCATCAGCCCGACCTCACCGTCATCGGCCCGGAAGCCCCGCTCTGCGTGGGTATGGCCGATGCGCTTGAAGCCGAAGGATTTCGCGTTTTCGGCCCCAAACGCGCCGCGGCCGAGCTCGAAGGCAGCAAGGAGTTTGCCAAGGAAATCATGAAAGCCGGCGGCGTACCGACCTCGGACTATGCCGTATTCACAGAAGCCGAACCGGCCTGCAGATACGTCCGCGAAAAAGGGGCGCCGATCGTCATTAAGGCCGACGGCCTCGCCGCGGGCAAAGGCGTCACCGTTGCCGAAACCGTGGAACAAGCCGAAGCCGCGATCAACGATGCGCTCGGCGGAGCCTTCGGCGAAGCGGGAAGCCGCGTCGTCATCGAAGACTTCCTCGTCGGCGAAGAGGCCTCCATCCTCGCGCTGATCGATGGCGAACACGTCGTCATGCTCGCCTCCTCGCAGGACCACAAACGCGCCTACGACGGCGACACCGGCCCCAACACCGGCGGTATGGGCGCCTACTCCCCCGCGCCGATCGTCACCGACGCCGTCCTCGAAAAAGTCCGCACCGAAATTTATGACCGCACGCTCGCGGAACTCAAAAAACGCGGCATCACCTATAAAGGAGTGCTCTACGCCGGACTGATGATCGATAACGGCCAGCCGAGCGTCGTTGAATTCAACTGCCGCTTCGGCGATCCCGAAACCCAGGCCGTTCTCATCCGCTGGGACGACGACATCATCCCGGCCATCGAAGCCTGTATCGACGGCACACTCTCTGAAGAGCTGATCAACTGGAAAGCCGACCACTCCGTCTGCGTCGTGATGTCCGCCGGCGGCTATCCCGGCAGCTACGAAAAGGGCCATGAAATCCGCGGCCTCGACGACACCGCGGATGACGCCATCGTCTTCCACGCAGGCACCGCACTTAAGGACGGCAAGGTCGTCACGGCCGGCGGCCGCGTGCTCGGCGTCACCGCACTCGGCGCCGACCTGCGCACCGCCGTCGACAACGCGACCGCCGCCGTCGAAAAAATCTCGTGGAAGGACGCCTTCTATCGCAAAGACATCGCCCACCGCGCGCTGTAA
- a CDS encoding dihydrodipicolinate synthase family protein yields MKTANSNLFTPGVWPVMITPFTDTGEIDFQGLESLTDFYINSGVSGLFACCLSSEVHELTPEETILLCSKTVEYARGRAPVAAGIPQSSDMDEIAVFIRQIIDAGADTAVITTCQIAAEDESDDVWKQRMSKLMDSTGEISLGTYECPVPYKRVLSPELFQWVAESGRVSFHKDTCCDAEQIRQKLAVSGGSGLRFFNAHLPTLVDSLKAGGDGYSGVDANFFPELSVWICENFQEASTEQIQNAEQFLIQALDAYGEFYPRSGKQFLQMRGVDMGTHCRRTGVPPCTEEDRQSLDLLYQNFQALAANLHLPETRVPELLTP; encoded by the coding sequence ATGAAAACAGCAAACAGCAATCTTTTTACGCCCGGCGTCTGGCCCGTCATGATCACTCCGTTTACGGACACCGGAGAGATCGATTTCCAAGGGTTGGAAAGCCTGACCGATTTTTATATTAACAGCGGTGTCAGCGGCCTTTTTGCCTGCTGTCTGTCGAGCGAGGTGCATGAGCTGACACCGGAAGAAACCATCCTGCTTTGCAGCAAAACCGTTGAATACGCCCGCGGACGGGCTCCGGTGGCAGCCGGTATCCCCCAAAGCAGCGACATGGATGAAATCGCCGTCTTCATCAGACAGATCATTGATGCGGGGGCCGACACGGCCGTTATTACAACCTGCCAGATCGCAGCCGAAGATGAGTCTGATGATGTCTGGAAACAGCGCATGAGCAAACTGATGGATTCCACCGGCGAGATCTCACTGGGGACCTATGAGTGCCCGGTTCCCTACAAGCGCGTCCTCTCCCCCGAACTTTTTCAATGGGTTGCAGAAAGCGGACGGGTCAGCTTCCACAAAGACACCTGCTGTGACGCAGAACAGATCCGGCAGAAGCTCGCCGTTTCCGGCGGAAGCGGCCTGCGCTTTTTCAACGCGCACCTGCCGACCCTGGTTGATTCACTGAAAGCCGGGGGGGATGGATATTCCGGCGTAGACGCCAACTTCTTCCCGGAACTGTCTGTGTGGATCTGTGAGAACTTCCAGGAAGCTTCGACTGAACAGATTCAAAATGCAGAACAGTTTCTGATTCAGGCGCTGGACGCCTACGGAGAATTTTATCCGCGTTCCGGCAAACAATTCCTGCAGATGCGCGGGGTTGATATGGGAACCCACTGCCGCCGCACAGGCGTTCCGCCCTGCACCGAAGAAGACCGGCAGTCCCTGGACCTGCTGTATCAGAACTTCCAGGCGCTCGCCGCAAACCTTCATCTTCCGGAAACCCGGGTTCCGGAACTACTGACTCCCTGA
- a CDS encoding FG-GAP-like repeat-containing protein, whose amino-acid sequence MHNRLSSVLFSLLLAAACGVAGAAELPVFPRSGNLADPVAGWTFSPEEAWKTVAGEAGNPAAAELSVKAGLQTGRRLSWYTAKQSLPEEIRGPGAFRFGGWIKIDDGTDYYRDHLAMIQLVSSGGYSAGLWSYCQTGEWVYFEDRVFVPAGAGELYVLLSARKRVYADALVSFKGVFLVPDEAPPPTWSAEEIVSADGGPWKCADRTFRVTGEVSDSAGGQPLWADFDFARLMLKAGCREPLDPSSIKVLALFPDGKVVAVPAAIDHPRGSLAGGYARNSTLKWRTLEGVKQYEIYFNAAGPDGAASLELDKPLGVGELLRYPPNEQCLLWGGWPGQALDVQDVDGDGDLDIYAKNTDAGIWLLRNIGTNEKPLFLQRQKPLQSDALPVMPMKDLRIDWDQDGAVDRVIVNRTKLGAGGYIDGVSVSLQLRPAGKAATDVVELNGKPVVFENATWFSMQSGDFDGDGLQDIAAGSADSDLQLLLNRGMVGGKPAVERVRIPWNRFDDPYDSGDMSLKPCPVDWNGDGRDDIVWTGWSGFMGLLLNRNLEGRAEFEDAGLFAGTGGLVNVVESPMPDAADWDGDGDFDLICGNVNGYFMWVENTGTSTQPKLAAAVPLKDENGREIRITAAEAGGTIQGPCEQWWGYTSCAVADVDSDKDLDLVINDSLGRLRWIENIGTRTEPVLSDDIRTFLYQGKPLIVPWRNSPAVADWDGDGTEEVAVLDDGGYLVAYPFNAAEPDHLNEYWFFKDADGRCVGVNIESITKPNSGRTQLQAADWDGDGDVDLMVGRPRNSNEGNLLYIENAGTPQEPVLVRGSMKARGARFAQWSSGDGHDQWHSTGPCMVDWNGDGKKDLIFGLEMGQLAFYTHDYFEGDAFPVFHADVFQTLDNSGSRTVFDFGADAGEFSESLKPLDYPPQLLQQDAVVSAEPRAVKIVSPKSGDVLSGPVVFEAAATGGRTITLVEFFVDGQFLAKERIAPFVAFGDDNTWDLQGMSDGLHELSVKVTYFDGKVISFSQTNRVENR is encoded by the coding sequence ATGCACAACAGGTTGTCGTCAGTACTCTTTTCGCTTCTTTTGGCCGCTGCTTGCGGAGTTGCCGGCGCGGCTGAACTGCCGGTTTTTCCGAGGTCTGGAAACCTGGCCGATCCGGTGGCGGGCTGGACGTTTTCGCCGGAAGAGGCGTGGAAAACGGTTGCCGGGGAAGCCGGAAATCCGGCCGCAGCAGAATTATCGGTCAAAGCGGGGCTGCAAACCGGCCGGCGTCTGTCGTGGTATACGGCGAAACAGTCGCTTCCGGAAGAGATTCGCGGTCCGGGCGCATTCCGGTTTGGCGGGTGGATTAAGATTGATGACGGAACCGACTATTATCGGGATCACCTGGCGATGATTCAGCTGGTATCCAGCGGTGGATATTCCGCGGGGCTTTGGAGCTACTGCCAGACCGGGGAATGGGTCTATTTTGAGGACCGGGTGTTTGTGCCCGCCGGGGCCGGAGAGTTGTACGTGCTTTTGTCGGCACGCAAACGGGTGTATGCCGACGCGCTGGTTTCCTTTAAAGGTGTGTTCCTGGTTCCGGATGAAGCACCTCCGCCGACATGGAGCGCTGAAGAGATTGTTTCCGCCGACGGCGGTCCGTGGAAATGTGCGGACCGAACGTTTCGGGTTACGGGCGAAGTTTCCGATTCTGCAGGCGGGCAGCCGCTGTGGGCGGACTTTGATTTTGCCCGGTTAATGCTGAAAGCCGGCTGCCGGGAGCCGCTGGACCCATCCAGCATCAAGGTTCTGGCGCTTTTCCCGGACGGGAAAGTGGTGGCGGTTCCTGCGGCAATCGATCATCCGCGCGGCAGCCTGGCCGGGGGTTACGCCCGCAACAGCACTTTGAAATGGCGCACGCTGGAGGGCGTGAAACAGTACGAGATTTATTTCAATGCCGCCGGTCCGGACGGCGCGGCATCGCTGGAGCTGGATAAGCCGCTGGGCGTTGGGGAACTGCTGCGGTATCCGCCGAACGAACAATGCCTGCTCTGGGGCGGCTGGCCGGGACAGGCCCTGGATGTCCAGGATGTTGACGGGGATGGCGATCTGGATATTTATGCCAAAAACACGGATGCCGGGATCTGGTTGCTTCGCAATATCGGCACAAACGAAAAGCCGCTGTTCCTGCAGCGTCAGAAACCGCTGCAGAGCGATGCGCTGCCGGTGATGCCGATGAAAGACCTGCGGATCGACTGGGATCAGGACGGGGCGGTGGATCGAGTGATTGTAAATCGGACAAAGCTTGGTGCCGGCGGTTATATTGATGGCGTTTCGGTCTCGCTGCAGCTCCGGCCGGCCGGGAAGGCCGCGACCGATGTGGTGGAGCTGAACGGCAAGCCGGTTGTGTTTGAAAATGCCACCTGGTTCTCAATGCAGTCCGGCGATTTTGACGGCGACGGTCTGCAGGATATTGCCGCCGGTTCGGCGGACAGCGACCTGCAGCTGCTGCTGAACCGCGGAATGGTTGGCGGGAAACCGGCGGTTGAACGAGTCCGGATTCCGTGGAACCGGTTCGATGATCCGTACGACTCCGGAGATATGTCCCTGAAACCCTGTCCGGTCGACTGGAACGGCGATGGGCGCGACGACATTGTCTGGACCGGGTGGAGCGGATTCATGGGTCTGCTTCTCAACCGCAATCTGGAGGGCCGGGCCGAATTTGAAGATGCCGGTTTGTTTGCGGGAACCGGCGGCCTGGTCAATGTGGTCGAGTCCCCCATGCCGGATGCCGCCGACTGGGACGGCGACGGCGACTTCGACCTGATCTGCGGTAACGTGAATGGATATTTTATGTGGGTGGAAAATACGGGAACATCTACGCAGCCGAAGCTGGCGGCAGCGGTGCCGCTGAAGGATGAAAACGGTCGGGAGATCCGGATTACCGCTGCGGAAGCGGGCGGCACGATTCAGGGGCCGTGCGAGCAGTGGTGGGGCTACACCTCCTGTGCGGTGGCGGATGTGGACAGCGATAAAGATCTGGATCTGGTTATCAATGATTCGTTGGGGCGCCTGCGCTGGATTGAAAATATCGGCACGCGAACCGAGCCGGTTCTTTCGGACGATATCCGCACCTTTTTGTATCAGGGCAAGCCCTTGATCGTTCCATGGCGCAACAGTCCGGCGGTTGCGGACTGGGACGGCGACGGTACGGAAGAAGTGGCGGTGCTGGACGACGGCGGCTATCTGGTAGCCTATCCTTTTAATGCCGCTGAGCCGGATCACCTGAACGAATACTGGTTTTTCAAAGATGCGGACGGTCGATGCGTCGGGGTGAATATTGAATCGATTACAAAGCCGAACAGCGGCCGAACCCAGCTGCAGGCGGCGGACTGGGATGGCGACGGTGATGTCGACCTGATGGTCGGCCGTCCTCGCAACTCCAATGAAGGCAACCTGCTGTATATTGAAAATGCCGGAACTCCGCAGGAACCTGTGCTGGTTCGCGGCAGTATGAAAGCCCGCGGCGCACGTTTTGCCCAGTGGTCCAGCGGTGACGGGCATGACCAGTGGCATTCGACCGGTCCATGTATGGTGGATTGGAACGGCGACGGAAAAAAAGACCTGATCTTCGGCCTCGAGATGGGACAGCTGGCCTTTTATACCCACGACTATTTTGAGGGCGATGCGTTTCCGGTATTCCATGCCGATGTTTTCCAAACCCTGGACAACAGCGGTTCTCGGACGGTTTTTGATTTCGGTGCTGATGCCGGAGAGTTTTCCGAAAGCCTCAAACCGCTGGACTATCCTCCCCAGCTGCTGCAGCAGGATGCGGTTGTTTCTGCAGAACCGCGGGCCGTGAAGATCGTCTCTCCAAAGTCCGGCGATGTGCTGAGCGGGCCGGTGGTTTTTGAGGCCGCAGCCACGGGCGGGCGGACGATTACCCTGGTTGAGTTTTTTGTGGACGGACAATTTCTGGCGAAAGAACGAATTGCGCCGTTTGTGGCATTTGGTGATGATAATACATGGGACCTCCAGGGGATGAGCGATGGTCTCCACGAACTGTCGGTGAAGGTGACTTATTTTGATGGAAAAGTCATTTCGTTCAGTCAGACAAACCGGGTTGAGAATCGATAA
- a CDS encoding DUF6314 family protein, giving the protein MFNLWNSLPPVTRYEYESTPGPDSAMGWKGFGSGTVDCDKSPELLYFKERGTFTLATGGRTVETQNEFIWQRLSSTRIKLSHSRFGRENPVTLFDLVYDPANDQWLSETAHVCGDDLYSGKAAWIDGAVHFSWSISGPRKQESLHYIYSR; this is encoded by the coding sequence ATGTTCAACCTGTGGAACAGCCTGCCGCCGGTTACGCGCTATGAATACGAGTCGACCCCCGGCCCGGATTCCGCGATGGGGTGGAAAGGCTTTGGCTCCGGCACCGTCGATTGCGATAAGTCGCCGGAGCTGCTGTATTTTAAAGAGCGCGGCACGTTCACCCTCGCGACCGGGGGCCGCACGGTCGAAACGCAGAACGAGTTTATCTGGCAGCGGCTGAGCAGCACGCGCATTAAGCTCTCACACAGCCGGTTCGGGCGGGAGAACCCGGTGACCCTGTTTGATCTGGTTTACGACCCGGCAAACGATCAGTGGCTCAGCGAGACGGCGCATGTCTGCGGCGATGATCTCTACAGCGGCAAGGCCGCATGGATCGACGGGGCCGTTCATTTCAGCTGGAGCATTTCCGGGCCACGCAAGCAGGAAAGCCTGCACTACATCTATTCGAGGTAA